From Aegilops tauschii subsp. strangulata cultivar AL8/78 chromosome 5, Aet v6.0, whole genome shotgun sequence:
GCACTCTAGGTTCCACACCTATAGATATCACGGAACATGGATGGGAAATGCTCCTTATAGTGAAGAAGGCAGAGCTTGAGTCATCTGCTTCAAAATTTCAGTTGCTAGGCTTTGCAGCTGTCCACCATTTTTATTATTACCCTGAGAGCACTCGCTTGCGTATCAGTCAGGTTGGTATTGCAGCTTTTACCGTCTATTTCTTCATGTGTCTGCATTGTTGTTTAAAGCAAGCTCATATACATTTTGTTATTTCCAATGTTTGAACCGACTTGAACATAATTGCATAACCTCATTTTTGGAAAATAAAGTTGGTTTTGGACTCTACTTTGGATGTTGGCTGATATGTTTCTTTTACTTTAACCAGATACTGGTCTTACCACCTTATCAGGGTGAAGGGCacggccgtcttcttcttgaggCAATCAATTCTATTGCAGAATCCGAGAACATGTATGACGTAACTATCGAAGACCCTTCTGATTACCTGCAGTATGTACGTTCGTCCATCGACTGTCTCCGTCTCCTCACCTTTGAGCCAATCAAGCCTGCACTTGGTGCTATGGTCTTGTCTCTAGAGCAGACCAACCTGTCCAAACGAACTCGCAGTTCGATAATGGTTCCGCCGTCCGACCTGGCCGAGACCGTGCGGCAGAAGCTGAAGATCAACAAGAAGCAGTTCCTGCGGTGCTGGGAAATTCTGATCTATCTACACCTTGACGCCGAAAACCTCAAGTGCATTGACAACTTCAGGGCCTGCATCTACGACCGCACCAAAGGTGAGCTACTCGGCGGCGCCTCTGGAACCAACGGGAAGCGGCTCGTCCAAGTGCCCACTAGTTTCGATGAGGACACGTCATTTGCTGTGTTCTGGACAAAGGAAGGCGGGGACGAAGATAATCAGACAGTCCAGCAGCAGCCGGAAGATCTTGCCACTCAGGAGGAGCAGCTAAATGAATTGGTGGACAATCAAATGGAAGAGATTGCTGAGGTCGCCAAGAACGTTGCCTCACGCGGCAAGGATAAATTGGCTGCTTGATGACGTGAGATCTTGTAGCTCGTTGGTAGAAAGTTAGAAAATTTCTTGACTGGAGGTTATCCTCGAGGTGGAGAACTATTTAATGCGGATTTTCTGTTTCGAGAATGTTATATTGTTATACTGTTTCAACTTAGTAACCGTACCAACTTATGTTATTTGAGTGAAAAACAAATAGGAAAAAACGCCAGAACTGCAATATCATGCCAAGTACACAAAATCACTAATTAAGAGCATCTCTATCAGATCCCTTAAAAGGCCTGTCGAACTGCGCTTTTCCGGCTGATTTACGGGACAGCCCAAAAATCTGGCCCGAGCAGATACCGCAAAAAAGCCTGGATATATGCTAGCGCCTGGCTGATTTAGGGTatccctcccctttccttctctgcCGCAAAtccccccctctccccttccggCAGCGGTTTGCTTGAGCGGATCTTCGCGGCGATGGTGACGCGGGTGCGGGGCGTGGCGACGGCAAGAGTTTGGGCGATCGCGGTGGAGACGGTGCCCGCGACGGCTTCGTCGACCGCAAGCGCATGAACGACgacgaggcaggcggctccgccCTCTGCCCTCCCATGTCAGACATGTAGAGGGAAGCGGCACGCAGGCGCAGCGCCAAGTCCCGCAGCGCCGGCGCTCCGGCTTGGGCTAGCTTCCGTTGCCTCGGCGACATCTTCGTTCCGGCATCGTGACACCGTAAGGAGGCGGAGGTCGCGTGGTTCAACGCGAAGGAGGCCGCCGTAACCGGAGATGTAGCTGCGGCCGCGCGCGTGCCGTCGCTCCTGGAGGTGTTCCAGCTGCAGGCAACCCTCTGCTCCCTGCTGATCTACAACACTCTCCACGGCAACGAGCCCCCGCCCAGCCACGGCAACAACATCGACTCCGACGAGGACTCCGGCGACGAGTAGATCTTAAGCTATGCGTTTTAAATTTCGGTTATGTTTAATTATAGTTTGTACTAAAAGCTCCTCTATGTTTTGGGTGTGAACTCCCATatgctatgctatgctatgttGGTTTGATGAACTAGGGCGTGATGTTTTCAGCGCGAAGTAGTTTGTTTAAATTTGTATTCTATGCGGGGTCTATTCTTGCAGCGCGTCCGGCGTCCTGCCAAAACGTTTACAGGAATAAATGATTTTTCCGGGATGGTGACTTGCGGGATCGGCTAGAGATGCCCTAAGAAGTACTCCTTGCAAAGATCACTCTCAcatcccaggttgcgacaagtgaccGCACTGTCGCAACCTGAGAGTTTTTCTTttttcgtagattcgtttattcaaaacatTTTATCTTTTAAACCGTGCATCCAAAATTCGAACCGTTTTCATCGTAGGATTCCACGCATTGAGATCtttaaaactagatcccatgttgataggttttgacgattTTTTTACAAGGAAcatattttttcctttttgaaAGAGAAACGACAGTGCCTCTTGCGGAAACAAATCTGTGCCTCCACGAGAAGTAAacccgtgcctctcacgaaaaaaaatgttttttcgtttccgagaggcacagccgtgcctctcgcgaaagcaaatcctctcgcggaagcaaacccgtgcctctcacgaaaaaaatacaatttttttcatttccgagaggcacggccatgcctctcgcggaagcaaatccgtgcctctcgaggaagcaaatccgtgcctcTCATGAAAGAAAAAAACACGTTTTTCGTGATTTTTAGTTTTTTGTCCAAAAGCTAAGAAAGACCGGTGAAAAACTGAAAAGCCAAAAGAAACTGAAAAAAACCATCTACAAAGCCGAAAATGCGTGCGAAAAAAATCCGGAGGAAgcgcccagagcgcgacacgtggcagCAGCTGAGAGCGCGCAAATTCAGCCCACCTCAAGTGACACTTGGGGAGGCTCCCGAAGAGCGCTCCTTAGTTGCTCCCACCAAGCCCCTCATGTTGAGACGGACAACCTAGACAGAGTCCGAACAAAAATTAGTGTCCCGGCCTACCCCAAACCTAGCCCAAATATGGGGTGGGTTCGCAAAAGTTTGGACATGCCCACCATGTTTGACGTGAAAATTCTGAGCCACGCGCAACCCAATCCACTTCCACAATCAtggtgttgggaaacgttgcatgaaaaacaaaaaaaaattctacgcacacgcaagatctatccatggagatgcatagcaacaagaggggaagagtgtgtctacataccctcgtagaccgtaagcggaagcgtttcacaacgcggttgatgtagtcgaactttctttgcgatccaaccgatcgagtaccgaacgtacaacacctcGGCGTTCAGCTCGGGAACGCCcgcgccttcttgatccagcaagacaacgaggtagtggatgagttccgacagcacgacgacatggtgacggtaatggtgaagttatctccgcagggcttcgcctaagtattacaaaaatatgaccggggtgtaaaccgtggaggggggcgccgcacacggctaggcaattgtctgagGTGTGCTAGGCACCCCCCTCCcgcatatatataggtgggagggaggagggagcagccaggagggtgccccaagtaggccgaatcctacttggggtctcctCCCAAGTGGCGCCCCCCGCCATGTATAGGTGCGGGGAAAAGGTAAGGGAGGGAggtgccccccctttccttttctcccatgagagggaaagaAAGGAGGGGCTAGgcctcccccttttccttccgAAGGGCTGGCCAGCCAGggagaggggcgcaccagccccctgttggctggtctgtccctcccttggcccattaagcccatacacctaccggggggggggggggtgtccggaaccccttccggtgacctgaTCGCTACCCGGTGCATCCCGAAACTTTTCCTgcgtccgaataacatcgtcctatatatcaatctttacctctcgactatttctagactcctcgtcatgtccgtgatctcattcagGACTCTGAACTACATTCgttcaccaaatcatataactcatataacactatatcgtcaacgaacgttaagcgtgcagaccctacgggttcgagaactatgtagacatgaccgagacacctctccggtcaataaccaatagcgaaacatggatgcccatattggctcctacatattctacaaagatctttatcggtcaaaccgttatgataacatacgtaattccctttgtccatcggtatgttacttgcccgagattcgatcatcggtatcttcatacctagttcaatcttgttaccggcaagtctctttactcgttccgtaatacatcacctcgtgactaactccttagtcatttgcttgcaagcttatgatgtgtattatcgagagggcccaaagataccactccgatactcggagtgacaaatcctaatctcgatctatgccaacttaacaaacaccttcggagatacctgtagagcatctttatgatcacccagttacgttgtgacgtttgatagcacacaaggcattcctccggtatccgggagttgcatagtctcatagtcgaaggaatagcatttgacatgaagaaagcaatagcaataaactgaacgatcattatgcgaagctaacggatgggtcttgtccatcacataattctcctaatgatgtgatcccgttatcaaatgaaaacacatgtctatggttaggaaaccttaaccatctttgatcaatgagctagtctagtagaggcttactagggacacggtatttgtttatgtattcacacatgtatttaagtttccgatcaatacaattcaagcattaataataaacctttatcatgaagaAAAAAGTCCATTTTACTACCTTGAATAAAGTGGGTGGTTCACTTTACCCCCCGATCTTATTTTCGGCTTCTTCCACCCCCCAAACAAACCAAAACCGGACAAAAAAAACCCCTGGCTGGTTTGTCTCCACCCGCTGCTGATGTGGCAGTGGTGAACGGTGGTTTTGACCCAGGTGGGGCCCCCTTGTcaggtctctctctctctctctctctctctctctctctctctctcttcagaTGGTTTTTCTCTCTGCACCCGCCGGCGACCAGAGCAGGGCCAGGCGGGGTCAGCAAGAGGCGGCGGTGGCAACCACCAGCGGTGGGTACTCGGGGCGGGCTCGTGCGACCGCGGGATGGCGTGGCCGGCGGGATCGGTGAGACtgcggcggcggggggcgggTCAATCTGCGGCGGCGCGGGACGGGCTCCTCTGGTAGGACGCCGGCACGATGGCGGGCAGAGGTTGGCGGCTCCTTGTGACACGGGAAGGGAGGTGGGGCGCGGGTGGCTCGCGGCGGCAGGCTGGCGTGGCCGGCGGGGTTGGCGGGGCAGCGGCGGGTCGATccgcggcggcgcgggacggGACTTCTCTGGCAGGACGCCGGCTCCTAGACGACGCGGTGGGGGAGGTGGGGTGTGGGTGGCTCGGGCCCAGGGGGAGctccttcgggcggcggcggatccggcctggagagagagagagacctgACAAGGGGGCCCCACCCGGGTCAAAACCACTGTTGACCACTGCCACATCAGCAGCGGGTGGAGACAAACCAGCCAGGGTTTTTTTGTCTGGTTTTGGTTTGTTTGGGGGGTGGAAGAAGCCGAAAATAAGATTAGGGGGTAAAGTGAACCACCCACTTTATTCAGGGTAGTAAAATGGACTTTTttctatcatgaataaggaaatataaaataacaactttattattgtctctagggcatatttccttcagtctcccacttgcactagagtcaataatctagattacatagtaatgaatctaacacccatggagtcttggtgctgatcatgttttgctcgtggaagtggcttagtcaacgggtctgccacaatcagattcgtatgtattttgcaaacttctatgtctccatccttgaccttttcacgaatggagttgatgcgtctcttgatgtgtttggttctcttatgaaacctggattccttcgccaaggcaattgctccagtgttattacaaaaaatttcattggacccgatgcactgggtattacacccagatcggatttaactccttcatccagactccttcatgagctgcttcggaagcagctatgtactccacttcacatgtagatcccgccacgacgctttgcttggaactacaccaactgacagctcggccattcaatataaacacgtatccggtttgtgacttagagtcatccagatcagtgtcgaagctagcatcgacgtagccacttacgacgagctcttcgtcacctccataaatgagaaacatatccttggtccttttcaggtacttcaggatgttcttgaccgctgtccagtgatccactcctagattacttcggtacctccctgccaaacttatggcaaggcacacatcaggtctggtacacaacatagcatacatgatagaacctatggccgggGCATAGggatgactttcattttctctctatcttctgcagtggccgctttgagtctgactcaatttcacaccgtgtaacacaggcaagaaccctttctttgactgatccattttgaacttcttcaaaactttatcaaggtatgtgctttgtgaaagtcctattaagcgtctcgatctatccctatagatcttgatgcccaatatataagcagcttcatcgaggtctttcattgaaaaattcttattcaagtatccttttatgctttccagaaattctataacatttccaatcaacaatatgtcatccacatataatatcagaaatgctacagagctcccactcactttcttgtaaatacaggcttcaccatacgtctgtataaaatcatatgctttgatcacctcatcaaagcgtatattccaattctgagatgcttgcaccagtccatagatggattgctggaggttgcacactttgttagcacctttaggatcgacaaaaccttttggttgcatcatatacaactcttctttaagaaaatccattaaggaatgcagttttgacgtccatttaccagatttcataattataaaatgcggcaattgctaacatgattcggactgacttaagcattgctacgggtgagaaggtctcatcgtagtcaaccccttgaacttgtcggaaaccttttgcgacaagttgagctttgtagatggtgacattaccatcggcgtctgtcttcttcttgaagatccatttattctcaacagcttgctgatcatcgggcaagtccaccaaagtccacacttcaTACATGggtcctatctcagatttcatggcctcaagccatctgtcggaatctgggctcgtcatagcttcttcatagttcgtaggttcgccttggtctaataacatgacttccagaacaggattaccgtaccactctggtgcgaaacgtgctctgttcgacctacgaggtccagtagtaacttgatctgaagtttcatgatcatcatcattagcttcctctctagttggtgcaggcatcacgggaacggatttctctgatgtgctacttttcaaattgagagaaggtacaattacctcatcaagttccactttcctcccactcacttctttcgagagaaactccttctctagaaaggttccattcttggcaactgaaagtgcgttaagtcgactagagggggggggggtgaataggcaatttttacaaattcgtcactgaggaatttcacattgaggaaattcctaagtcacgaacaacttagtagcggaataagtactcagatgcaagcataacaAAACAGTAGTACATACATCATGATGAAAtaaaaacaagcacagagtacaagtagcgtaaacataggataagcaggctgaagacaaactgactgaagaaattgaactgaggaaattgagaaaatcttcagtcaaagtcttcaaacagtaacgatcaggTACAACAACAcggtaatgaggaaatggaagggttgaggaaatagaacaagttagctcggtgaagacagtgatttggtagaccagttccaactgctatgacagttgtacgtctggttggagcggctaggtatttaaacctgaggacacacagtcctcaccgtattctccttaagctaaggtcacacagacctcgcccaatcactcgtgctaagtcttcaggtgacttccaaaccttcacaaactcggtcactcggcgatccacaatttcttcttggatgctctagaccatgacgcctaaccgtctggaagatgcacagtgttcaaaggtaacaagcgtcggttccacacaggaacaatctcttcagtgatgctcaatcactttgggtttgt
This genomic window contains:
- the LOC109741625 gene encoding probable histone acetyltransferase type B catalytic subunit; translation: MALKQKGSDAAAADTSKRRRVGFAGIDAGTEANECMQVFLARNPDEVGSADSTPIEPFDLNHFFGEDGKIYGYTNLKINVWISAISFHAYAEISFQETSDGGKGITDLKPVLQNIFGENLVEKDEFLEAFSKECQCISDVVTNGNSIKRDASGEDDLSAEIVRVELQGAAAYLYSRLVSLVLLLVEGSTPIDITEHGWEMLLIVKKAELESSASKFQLLGFAAVHHFYYYPESTRLRISQILVLPPYQGEGHGRLLLEAINSIAESENMYDVTIEDPSDYLQYVRSSIDCLRLLTFEPIKPALGAMVLSLEQTNLSKRTRSSIMVPPSDLAETVRQKLKINKKQFLRCWEILIYLHLDAENLKCIDNFRACIYDRTKGELLGGASGTNGKRLVQVPTSFDEDTSFAVFWTKEGGDEDNQTVQQQPEDLATQEEQLNELVDNQMEEIAEVAKNVASRGKDKLAA